DNA sequence from the Eptesicus fuscus isolate TK198812 chromosome 7, DD_ASM_mEF_20220401, whole genome shotgun sequence genome:
CCCattgtcctccctcctcccagctccttcctTGTGGAGAAGCAGCCCCCTCAGGTTCTGAAAACTCAGACCAAGTTTCAGGCTGGAGTTCGATTCCTGCTGGGTCTACGGTTCCTGGGGAACTCTGCCAAGTTTCCGCTGGTCCGGGCCGACATGGTGACTGAGAAGCAGGCGAGGGAGCTGAGCAACccccaggggcctggggctggagtgTAAGCCGGGGTTGGAGAAGGCCAGAGGAGCTTGGGGGACTGGCACcttcaggagggagggagggccatgGGATGAACGATCAAGGCAGAAGGGGAGGGTCGAATCAGTGTTGGAATAGGGTGGGGGAGGCATCGTGATTTGGCCTAGACGGGATGCCTCACTGAAGAACCCAGGCAGGGAAATGGAGATGTGGAGCCAGAAGTCCACACCGTTCCCCCCGTGGACTCAAGCTCCTCTCCACACCTGGTCCAGCCCACTCACTCCCTGACCTCCCCTGGCAGAGAAAGCTCTGGGGAGATCACCAACAACACTGTGCCCTTCGAGAACATTGGTTCTGGGAACTGCTGCTCCGCCTTGTTCAAGAACCTGGTGAGGGCTTcaggaagcagtgtgtgtgtgctgggggcgggggggggggaggggaaggggcgtcCTTAGACTATGGGACTCTCCTTGGAGAGGGTGTTGGGGGCCCAGGAGTTTCTGTCCTCACTCCTGCTCTCCCTCACCCCATCCTGCAGCTTCTGAAAAAAATCAAGCGGTGTGAGCGGAAGGGCACCGAATCAGTCACTGAGGAGAAGTGTGCTGTGCTTTTTTCTACCAGCTTCTTACTTGGCCCCAACAAACTTCCCATCCAGCTCCAGGTGAACCaaggccccagccctgcccagtctGGTACCCTAGGGCCCCGCCATGCTACACACCGGGGCCCTCAATCCCCATACCTTCGTGATTGCCTCATACCCTCTGAGTTTGTCCCTCATTCCAGGATGCACGGGGAGGAGCAAGAACACGGAGTGCACATAGCATGGAATAACAGTGTAGTAGCAACGAGCACCGTTAATAGACCAGGTCACTGTTTTAAGTGACACACACGGTGCTCACAATAACATTATGAGGAGGGTGGTATCACGAGcctcgttttacagatgaggacatgagacagagagatggagcaatttgcccaagtcacacagctccTAAGTGTTGGAGTTGGCATTGGAAACCTGGAGGTCTGCCCCATGGCACTGGCTCACAATCCCTTCTCTATAGTAAGGCCCTAATTGAGCTTTAGAAGGCATTTGAAAACATGCCATGATCTTTTAACGATGTTATGTGAGTCCAAAGCTTCCTCCTCAGAACCAGCTCTCTAAGGAAGCCCCTTGCCCCAGTATGAAGaaccccctctcctcacccccttaggctctgtctctgcccctggtggtcatcgtCCACGGCAACCAAGACAACAATGCCAAAGCCACCATCCTGTGGGACAATGCCTTCTCTGAGATGGTGAGGAGagactgagggggtggggggaaaggggggtcTAACATGAGGATGGGGTACAGGCAGGTGGGTTAGCAGGCATGTTCACATGGGAGTGATCTTAACTTCTCATGCACTTCTGACCTCTCTTCATACCGGTCTTAACTATATCATGCTACAGCACCCTAAACGGTTGGAAAAGCACCATCTTTGTGATTGAGCTCAGGGGGACACCTGGGAGGGGCAGCcttggggaggtgggaagaatgAAGGCCCCTCTTGAGTAAGAATGAGGGTGGTCGCCTGAGgcaccctctcctttccccttcacCCAGGACCGTGTGCCCTTTGTGGTGGCTGAGCGGGTGCCATGGGAGAAGATGTGCGAAACTCTGAACCTCAAGTTCATGGCTGAGGTGGGAACCAACCAGGGGCTACTCCCAGAGCACTTCCTCTTCTTGGCCCAGAAGATCTTCAATGACAACAGCCTCAGCATAGAGACCTTCCAGCATCGCTCTGTGTCCTGGTCACAGTTCAACAAGGTCATTGCCCTGTCCTTCGGACATCCCACCCCCAGGCTCTTCATCTCTTCAGGGTACCCCCAACCTCTGCCCAGGGGCTGACTGCTGGGGTCTTCACCATGCCCTTTCACGTCCATCAGGAAGGCCTTGCCATGGCAGGAAATCCCATCAGCCCAGAGGATGCGTTTTCTGGCTTCCCTCAGGGTTTGGATTAGGGACCCCCCGCCCCGTCTTCCTTTTTTACCAGTGACTTGTATGACTCACCCAGACTGTGTGTAAACACAGCTCAAAATAACTTTGACCCAGAGGGAAACAATTCCTACTGCAAAAACCAGGACGAAATCCCACAGGGACATGCAGTAGTATCAGCAACCATGTACTGACAACTTGctatctgccaggcactgtgcttagcACTTTACATAtctatctcacttaatccttccAACATCCCTTTGAGGTACgtactattatcatcatcattttatagaccaggaacCTATTGCTCAGAGGGGTTAAATAGTGTGTCTAAGGCCTCATCCCGCAGGTGAGTGGCATAGCTGGGATGAAACCCCATATTTCTGACTCTTGCTCTTAGCTACTATATTTTATTCCCTCCAAAATAAGATGGCCCAGAACTGGGTCTGTTTCAAGAACAGGGGGGAAAAGAAATCTGGGTGTTTTGGTTGGCCACCAGCAGGGTAAATGCAGTCATGTTCTGctcacttagaaaaaaaaaaaggaagaaagaaaagcccaCATGACCAGAGGATGTGTTAGCAAAGGGAGCCAGACACTCACACCCAGCAGGCAGCCGCCTTCTCTGGACTCCACCAGGCTTCATTAGGGACGGGTGGACCATAGTGGTTATGAGGAGCTCCAGCCCAGACTTCCTGGGCAAAGGTGGGAGTTCACCAGCTATGTGGACCTGGACAAGTTGTTTGACCTTTCTGGGCTTCCATTCTTTATTTCTAAGATGGGATAGCGGTAAGACCTACCTCCATAACCTTGTAAAGATCAGATAAATTAATTTAAGGTAAGGGCTTAGAATAATGGCTAGCACATAGTGAACGTGAGTATTGGCCGTTATCATTGATGGGTCTCAGGTCCAGtttggtccctcagccctgtgaCTCTGTCATGTGGGCACGCACAGCCCATACTTGCCCTAACCAGGCTCCGGCTCTGGCCCTTTCATGAGCTCacaccagctcctccctcccccacaggaGATCCTGCTGGGTCGTGGCTTCACCTTTTGGCAGTGGTTCGATGGTGTCCTGGACCTCACCAAACGCTGTCTCAAGAGCTACTGGTCCGATCGGTGAGTCTCTGCCCCAGGTGGTCTGAGCAGCTGTATCTCCAGCTCCCTCTTCACATCCAGTacctccacccccatcctctcCTTCATCCTGGCCAGGCTGATCATTGGCTTCATCAGCAAACAGTATGTCACCAGCCTTCTTCTCAATGAGCCTGATGGAACGTTCCTTCTTCGCTTCAGTGACTCAGAGATTGGCGGCATCACCATTGCCCACGTCATCCGGGGCCAGGATGGTGAGGTCACTCCAGCCAGtcctgtctgtgcctgtgccctcTGCGATTTCTTCTGAGAAGGAAATGTTTTAGCTTCCTTATGCCCATTCTGATCTTCAGAAAGTTCTTCTTTAGTTCcaacttttcttcttccttctatgGTCAAAACTTCCACTTTCTCACTGTGAGCTTTTTTGGGGATAGACACTGGTGGGCCCCCCTCCCTAGGACCCCACCGGAGGTCCTCTCCTCCTTGCCTTGGTAGATTGAGTTCTGTGTGGGGGctggaaaaggggaagaaaatctttaaacaataaaaaatatatattaaaaaaaagggggggggaagaaaATCTGGACGGAGTGGCTCAGGGTCTCATTCCTATTGTAGGTTCCCCGCAGATAGAGAACATCCAGCCATTCTCTGCCAAAGACTTGTCTATCCGTTCACTGGGGGACCGGATCCGGGACCTTGCTCAGCTCAAAAACCTCTACCCCAAGAAACCCAAGGATGAGGCTTTCCGGAGCCATTACAAGCGTGAGCTGGAGCTGGCAGTTCTGACCCCCCTTCCTGttgcccacctcctccctggtTCCAGTGGCCCCCGCCCTGCCCATTGTGTGTCATCCCTGACTTCTCGCCCCATTTTTGTAGCTCCACTTCTCCCACTTGCCCATCAGCCATATCCAcctttcccacctcctctccagcCTAACCCTGGAGCACTCCATAGCTCTCCTTTCTCCCAACAGATGAACAGATAGGTAAGGATGGCAGGGGTTACGTCCCAGCTACCATCAAGATGACTGTGGAAAGGTGAGTGTGGTGGTGAGGATGATGGGTAAGGCCTGGTGCTTGCTTGCAGGAAGGGGTGGCGGCATCAACAATTTGTCAGTTACAGgtatctccttccctcctccagggACCAGCCACTTCCCACTCCAGAGGCCCATATGTCTACTATGCTGTCCACTTATGATCTTAGAATGGCCCCTGACTCCATGAACATGCAGCTCAGCCCAGATATGGTGTAAGGAGCATGAGAGATGGGAATAGAAGTGGTCTGTGCAGGCAGGCTCTCTCATGGGCAGCTGGGAGAGCCGGAGCTGGGGACTGAAGGATGGAATTTTCCTTCCCATGAAAGGGGTTCCTCATCccgaggcaggggctgggggtgtccAGAAGAAGAGCTGGCATAAGGGGATTCTGCTTTCTTTCCTCAGGCCCCAGGTGTACCCATCACACTCTCACCCTATCCCTTCATATCAAGTCCTCTCCCAGGAAGAATCAGTCAATGTGTTGTCAGCTTTCCCAGAGTAAGTGAAGAACCTcttagggatggggtggggataCCCAGCTGCAAAGGGGATGGACATTCAAATGTTAGGAGAGGCTCTCCTGGGAGAAGGGGGCAGCAAAAagctttctttgtctcttctgtTCACTCCATtgaggctcagtggttaagaCCCAGATTTCCCTGGGTTTGGATTCCAGCTCTGCTATTTAActgactttaggcaagttacttaactgtggtgtctcatctgtaaaatggagaataATACCTTCCTCATAGGATTATTGtaaaagctaaatgagttcataACATGTGTACTGCTGAGCAAAGTACTTGGCTTATAGCAAGGGCTATATATGTAAGGATTAGTATTCTCTCTTCTGCCCCTGGAATCCACAGTCACTTATCTGctatcttgatttttatttattcatctgttttgGCCTTGAAGTGACCTAGACATTTTTATTCCCCAGGTAACACTCGGGAACTTATTAACTCTTAGTCAAGACATAACATCTCCCTCCCAGGAGTTGAGGTGGGGGAAACAGAACCACCAAAGTTCAGAGTCCAAATAAACATCAGAAATTAGCTAATGCAGTCCCcatctcccccttctcccaggccccaACACACACGTTATGGGTGGAAAGACTGATCTCACATTGTAGAGATGGCTTGCTCTAGTCAGGATAAGGAATAGAAAATTATTCAGTGGTCTTGACTTTGTAACACCCAGCTCTTGCTCAGCCCTCTTTTCTCTGACTGTACCCTTCTTCCCACTTCCAGACCTCACCTGCAGATGTCCCCCAACCTGAACCAGATGAGCCTGCCCTTTGACCAATCTCACCCTCAGTGAGTGACATTCCCCATCCTGATCCCATATGCCCCATTCACTCCCACgtcactccccacccaccaccatttCATTCACTTTTCTGGTCCCAGCAGGAGCCTGCTGCTGTGCCAGCCTCAGGAGCATGCCATGTCCAGCCCCGAGCCCCTGCTCTGCACAGATGTGACCATGACAGATAACAGCTTGAGCCAGCCAGTGGGGGGGTTCTCTCAGCGTACCTGGTGAGTGGCAGCCTGGGGGTGGCGACTGAGTGTGGGCTAGAGGAGTGGGCGCCATGCCTATCCTactgcttctctcctccctcccggcAGGGCTGGTGAAGACATGTTCCCGCCCTTGCTGCCGCCCACTGAGCAGGACCTCACCAAGCTTCTCCTGGAGGGGCAAGGAGAATCGGGGGGAGGGcctctgggagcccagcctctcctgcagCCCAACCCCTACGGGCAGTCTGGGATCTCAATGTCCCACATGGACCTAAGGGCCAACCCCAGTTGGTGATCCCAGCTGGAGGGGGAGCTGAGACAGCTTTTCTACCCTGATGGACCTGCTCTGGACACCTGCCCAAGCTCCTGCTAAGCAACAGATGGGGAGCGTGTCCCCTAGCCCCACCTACTCCCTGGTGAGGAGGAAGACTTCGCCAGGAGAAGGCACTGCGGGTGGAGCCTATCCACTCCTTCCCTCCTACCACACACtcacccccgccctctccccgcccGAGCTGGGGGAGAAATTCAGGTTTCAAAGTGAGACACGCCCCTGCATGCCTGCACACGCAGAACACACAGCTCTCCCTGCGACGGGGCTGAGCACGGAGGGGGCTGAGCAAGAGCACAGGTTAGGGCACGGAGGGCTCCTTCTCCCACTCCCAGCCAGGACCCAGGACGCACATGTAGAAAAAAGCAGACATGTGCACACACTTGCACTAGAGGCTGGGGATGTGGGAGGGGATGGGCTGGGTCCCAGCCCTGGGGGAATGAGGAAGCAGTTCAGGAAACCCTGGGTGGGAGGACAAGAGGGGCCTGTACGTTTGGCTACTGATGTGGGTTTTGTCCAGATTAAAAAACAGATCCCAGACAGCTCCAGATCCCTGACAGATGGGGGCTTTCGGTTGTATAGAAAATGGTGCAGAAGTGCAGGGCTGAGTATCTTGGTgtatagctgtgtgtgtgtgtgtgtgtgtgtgtacttgagaCACATTAACATATAGATGTCACACACATTAGTCGTATAGCCACACATAGGACATGATCTGATTTTACCTGTGACAACACAGTTTTTGAAGTGTGAGACACTGCACGAAAGACTCTGGTGAGTGTGCTAGCCTGATACACGCTAACCCAGACACACTCAGCTTCGAGTATGACTGTGCTCGGGTAGGTCTACGTGGCTGTGACATCGCATACGGCTTAGCTTCTGTGACTCCACACTGCCAGTGCTGCCCAAGGCAGGGGTGCGTCTGGGGCCCGGCCCAGGTGTGTGGTCCTCTCCATGTATTAGGGACCCTCCCCGCTGCTTCTTTTCTACTTCCCCAGCCACCGCCAGTTTTCCTCCACTCCCGTACTACCCTTTCTCCCTCTTGGGGGCCATAGATCATAagccataaaataaattttattccaaaataacaaaataaataatctacTGTACACGATCTGAAAAGAAAAACGCTCTAACTGCTCAGACAGATGCTGTGGTCCAGCCCCCAGCTGCGGGAGACACTGAGTCCAACCCAGGCCTCCCGTGGGGGCTGATGAAGGGGACCCCacatccacccccccaccccacccccagagagggcagggcaggaggaaaaGAACTGCTGGGACTTGGGGGAAAAGATGGGCATGAGTGGGTGAACTGCAGCACTTgttaaattaaagaaacaaactaGAAGCACAAAAatgggggagcagaggggaggaagagCAGGTCCAGTGTTCTCCGGCCCCCATTTCCGGGGGGAAACGTTTCCATTTTTAGCTGCTGGACCTTCCCAGGGAACTTCCCCTTTCCCCCATATCCAAACTGAGTCCGACTGACTGCTCACACCACCGGTTCAAACAAGAGAGAATGGGAGTGTGTTGCGTGAGGGGAGAACCCCAGATGCCCTGGAGGCAGAGTCCTTGCCCCCGCGCTGTGGGCAAGGGTGAGGGGCAGAACGCGCCCTCTTTGTGTCCTCTTGCCAGGCCCCTGCTCGTTATTGCTTGAAGCCCCATAGTTTTATGCCCATGGAGCAagtggggaggcaggagaagggcaGCGGAAGGATCCAGAGTTGTGACTAGAGACCAGGGATGGAGAGTGTAGGGATGTGTGGGAGCCAGAAATCCCCGGGCCTAGGTGAGAGGGTACCAGTCCATCCCTCACTGCCGGCTGGCCTCAGCCTCCACTTTCACGCTGCTTCTGCGACCTTCCACCAGAGCTGGATGGGGTCCTGGGGCAGGGCATCGGTCCAGGAGCCCTTCCTCGAACTCTGCAGGGAGAAGGGGTAGGTTAGGAGACTGGGGGTGGGCACTGAAGAGAGAGGCGGTTGAAGAGAGGCAGGGCTAGAGAAGGCTGCAAAGAGGAGCCTGATGGACTGCGTCACTGACTCCTGCCCACCGTGTGTGTATGGAGGGCTCCATATCCTAGTGTGTGTGCCCCCTCCTCTTTCTGGCTGTGTGtagctctctgtctctgtatgtatgtctctctttctctgtctctcccgcctctgctctgCTGGAATTTCTGGTTCTGTCAGGAGCTGTGGGGGTGGCTTGGCTctgacctctccccctcccccttccgaGGCTCTGCCGCCCCCACTCATCTCtggccccctcccaggccctgcccacccacccatgccCCCCAAGTTTCTTAGAAGccaagtgtgggggagggggcacaggaagccaggctcccagctcctcctccaagAAAAGCCCCCCTTCCAGtccctgcccccacttcccacccacaCACAGTTTAAAAATACCAAGCTAGGGTTGGTGGCTTTGTCTGCTGCGTCACTCCCAGCCCAGCCGCTGCCTGGCCCTTTGCTGGCCtagtcccctccccccatccaaaCACAAAGCATCCCCCCACCTTTAGGCTCTTCCACTTTCAGGCTGGGCAGCCCCAACCCAAAAGCTAGTGTGCTCCACCCTCCTACCCTGGTGGAAGTTCTCTCCAAGCTTTCCTTCCTGGtgaccctcctcctgctccccttcATCTCCCATTGTCTCCCTGCTCACCCCAACCCCCTTTCACAGGTCTCTGTTAGGGTCAGACCCTCCCCAGTAGGAACAGTCCTGCAGGGTCCCCCTCTTCTTAACCCAAGGCCTGTTGGCTGGAGCCCGACCCTCCTACTTGCTGCCCTCTCTGGCCACTGtaccctcttcctcccacctggccccagggccccaggattGCTAAGGGGGCCTGGGTGGCGGCGGGGGTGCTCGGGGACAGCACTGCTGGCTGCCTCACCTGCGAGAGGCGGCTTTGCAGGCACACAGGGGCTGAGGCGGCCCACGCGGTCATGGGAGACGAGGCGGGCTAGCCGCAGCCCCTCATCCATCAGTGTCTGCTGCAGGATGTGGCGGCTCCACAGCCCATGGGCTGGCAATGCCAGcggcaggtcagcagggggcggCGTCAGCCTTGGGCATGACCCCACAGCTGTGGGCATGGGCACTGGTCAGGTAAGGGACTACAGTCAACAGAACCCCCaccctcaaccacagagccaaacccaTAGATCTAGGCCCTTGTGCCCCCATCCAGCCAGGCCTCCCAACCCTGTCCCAGGCAGTTGCCTCCTGGCTCTCTCCCGCcacaccttcccctccccgccccgcccagagGAGAGAAGTGCTCCGATGTACACTCACCCTGCAAGTGTCCATCCAGACTCTCCCCGGACAGGCTGGCGCTGTCTTCTTCCAGGCTGGGGCGGTATGGGGGTGCATAGGAttcagggcctgggggaggctgcTGGATTTCAGAGTGACTTTGCTCTCCAACCTGCGTATGCCCCAAATGGGGAAATGAGGATCTGGCAAAGGAGGTTTTAGGGAAAGACTGTTCTAACCCCCTACATGCACCCGGGCAAATCTACCTCCTGTTTCAGCTTCTTCAGCGGTGGGCCTCCCAGTTCTTCAGGGTGGAGCCTGTAAAGATGGAGGAATAaggagggtgaggctggggagggacacatgATGGGCTGGGCACAGAGTCTGGTGAGGGGCATGCATTTTTTCAAAATCCTGGGAAGAAGCTGGCTGAGCAAGAGTCCCCAGCTCAGGCACTACTGTTTTGGGGGTTAGAGGGGACCTGAGATGGATGGGAGGGGTCAGACCTCACACAAGTGGACTTCGTCAAGGCAGGACATGCAGGTTGGTGGCAAGCAGGCCTGGAGGCACCTCGATGGAGGTTAGGACGTGACCCAGCTCCCTGGCAGAATTCTAATCTAGGAAGAACCTGGAGAAGGGGTCTCACCTGGAACCCTTCAAGGAGGACAGGTAGGTGCTCTCTCGGGCCACTTGGCGTGATAAGGAGAAGAGTTCCACCCTCCGCAATAAGAGCGAGTTGTCCCTCATGCAGAACTGGGCAGCAGCCTCATTGATGGTCAGCTGTGGAGAGGATCACCAGAGCAGTCAGAATCCCGACTCCCCATTGTCTCGCCCAGACATCCTCACATCCCTTCGTCATCAGACAAATGAGGCCCACCCATCAGATTCTTGCTTGAGTTTTGACATTATCCAAGAGTTTCCCGAGGGAAGAAGACAGAGGTCAGCACCCACAGATCCCTAGGAATATCCAAGGCCTCTTCCACTCCTGTGGGGACATGAGTGGCATGAAGTTGGACAGCTGGCCTCTCACCTGTGCCTCTGTTTTCCCCTCAGTTGAGGAGGGAAGCACTGCAGGAGCTGGAATtgggatggaggagaggggatCGGGGCCTGGAGTCTTGGTCAAAGGGCAATGAAACAGACTTGAGGAATGTGAGGATTCCCAGGGGTGAGCAGGCGGAGGCCTGGGAGCCAAGAGCAATCTCGGGAGACTGGGGTCCTCACCTCATGCAGGCTAAGCTGCTTGCCCTCCCGGCGCTTAGAGTCAAAGCGGCCATAGATGATGCTGTATTTGCggatctcctcctccttctggctGTCATTATCATCCATCTCAAAGATGTGCCCCACGCTCCGTGCCAGCTTCTTGTTCAGCTTTAGCAAGGATGTCACCTCCCCAGCATCCCCCCTCGGGAAGCTCCGGAAGATCCTCTCCACACTCTCCACCACCATGCGTACCATCTCTGGCTCCAGTCTATCAGGAGCACCTCCAGCCCCAGGGGCTGCCAAACCTCCAGCCCCTATTCCCTCAGGGACTCCTCCCCCCGCAGGTGGAGAAAAGGGGGGTGAACcagcctcctcttctcctcccgcCCCAACATCAGACTCTGGAGTGCTCCGGCCTGGCCAAATTCGGGCATCTCCTGCCCCAGGTCCCCCAGGCACTGGTGACAGCTTCTCTCCAAGTTCAAGGGGACTCTTGGGGCTAAAACTTCGAGCACTGCCAGCCTTTTCCCCGGGGCTGCCATGACCGTTGCTCATGCTCCCTTTCCGGGTGCCCGCAGTCTCAGAGATCTTGAAAAGCGGAATGCTGGAGACGGGCACAGCAGGCACCGGCTGGCTGAAGAGCCCTGGATTGGTGGCCCACTCTCTCAGTGCCTTCTGCAGGCGTCGGACATGGAGAGGCTTGGTGGCCATGCCCACAAGTGCCATGATCTCCAGGAACTCCTCCTCACCCGCTTCGCACAGTTGTTGCACGTCGTCCCCTCCCTGCTGGATGAAGGTCTCATAGTAGGAAAGGAGGTTGGCGCGCTGCAGGACCCGGTACAGCTGCAGCTCCCCTAGTGTCCGAGGCAGTGCCATGGCTCGGGCACTAGGCCTGAGAAGGAGGCACACAAGAGAAAGAGGGGGACAGTCAGCGCAAGTCCCCCCACTTGGTGCCAACCCACACTCACAATTGTCCTCTCACTCCTGCCTGCGTCTCTTCCTCTCTCGCTTTTGAACGCTCTCCCTGACCAGTacccaggcctgggcacagacCATGAGAATCAGGCACTGCTCGGAAGTATAGACATGTCAGTGCCATCCTAGACAAGCCAGAAGTACCAAAGCCAGCTCAGACTCTGCAGAAGTCAAAGGCTCTTAgactcatcctcatcctcatcctcagcTTTTGCCTTTCTGGTCTGGGACATGGAGACCTTGAGCGACGACGCCAGCTAGCACATCCTGGGATGCCTAGACATACCTCTCTTCCGGAACACGGTCCCTACCTTCCACCCTAAGCACTAGCAGTCTCACCATTACTCAAGGAGACATCCTGCACGGAGGTGAATCTAGGATGGCCCCTTGCTGCCAATAGTGGACACCTGGGACCACTGCTGGCAGGCTTCACTCTCTGGTGGCATCCTGCCTATGGCTGAGAGGGAGGTGTGGCCCCTCCCATGCCCTTTCCCACTCTGTGAGCCAGGTGCACCCCTGCTCTGCTACCCGACCTTCCCTACCATTTAGGCATTCTTAGCACACTCTTGCTCTCTGCCCTCAGGATGGTCGCTTTCCTCCAGACTGCCCAGCACCCCCAGGCGATCCCTCTCCCAGCAGTGACCTTCCACACCTGCTCAGTAGGTAGGCCTTTCCCTTCAACTCAGCCGCAGGGAGGAGAGGAACGCCTCAATTGTTCTGCTCTGGGCCCGTTCcgcccacacacactcccacagTGGTAGCGTCTGTGGGCGAAAATTGCCTAGGGGCTCCCGCCTACCCTCTCCCTCATTTTCCACCCACATCTCAAGTGGAGAGGCGGAGCGGCTCAAGGCCTCTTGAGGGAGGGGTTGCATGCTGGAAACTCTTCTCCCCACATTGTAATTAGAGGTACAGAAACGGGACCCCTAAGACATCCCCTGCTTCTCCACTGCCTAGTTGATGCCCTCTAGACTTCTCCCGACCCCGACCCCGGGTCCTCCCGCCCCGTGCCAAGGACAGACCGAGCCAGCTGAGCGACCCCCTCAACACCCCCACTCCCGCCGCATTGTTGCCAGCTGGAGCTTGGGGGCCCCCCACATTCTTTGCAGGGGGCTCACAAGCCAGGTCATGCCCACAAAGTAGAAGGTGGGATGGAGAGtttgaatatattctttcatatCCAGATTCATCAGATCCCAGGGCCCCCCTAATTCCATCAGTCTCCACCCCCCAACCCTTATCTCTCTTCcctcgaccccccccccccccagatctcCGCCCTCCAGACCCCTTTCCAGAGTCCAGCTCCACCCATCCCCACTCCCTGCCGCTTCCCTTTGCCCACTAACTTGAGTCTGGGCTGCGCGGTCCGGCGGGCGCTGTCCCCTCCGCCCGGCGGCTGCTCGGTGGCGGGGGAGGGCGCTCTGTGCATGGACGGCCGGAGACCACCAAGGGCTGCCCCTCTCGGCGTCCGGCGCCCGGCGCCTGATGCGCGCTGCGATGTTCCCGGCTTGGGAGGCCGTGTCCGCCGCTGTCCGGGCTGCGTCCCTCCCTCCACGTCTCCTCTCCGAGCCTCCGCGACTCAGTCTgtgcctctgccccccacccccctccccggctgCGCTCGCCGCCTCTCCGCGCCTCCGCCCCCGCAGGACGCACGGGGAGCGAGGCCCGGCGCGGCGCTGGCTGCCGGGCGGGCGGAGGGCGTGGGTAGAGCCGGGGGcggaggccgggggcggggggcgggcgcccGGGCTTCAGGGCCCGCGGTGAAGACGCCGCGgt
Encoded proteins:
- the STAT6 gene encoding signal transducer and activator of transcription 6 isoform X4; this encodes MALQCPPSEGEDSREVAKMPSKPQIMSLWGLVSQIPPEKLQRLYVDFPQHLRHLLGDWLEKQPWEFLVGSDAFCCNKASTLLSATVQQLQASARKQGEGSAILQHISTLESIYQRDPLKLVAIFRQILQGEKKAVMEQFRHLPMSFHWKQEELKFNTALQRLRHRVGETCLLREALKQEAEAGQVSLHSLIETSASGTGPSEALATLLQETVGELEAAQALVLKRIQIWKRQQQLAGNGAPFDENLTQLQERCESLVDIYSQLQQEVGAAGGELEPKTRAALINRLDEVLRTLVTSSFLVEKQPPQVLKTQTKFQAGVRFLLGLRFLGNSAKFPLVRADMVTEKQARELSNPQGPGAGVESSGEITNNTVPFENIGSGNCCSALFKNLLLKKIKRCERKGTESVTEEKCAVLFSTSFLLGPNKLPIQLQALSLPLVVIVHGNQDNNAKATILWDNAFSEMDRVPFVVAERVPWEKMCETLNLKFMAEVGTNQGLLPEHFLFLAQKIFNDNSLSIETFQHRSVSWSQFNKEILLGRGFTFWQWFDGVLDLTKRCLKSYWSDRLIIGFISKQYVTSLLLNEPDGTFLLRFSDSEIGGITIAHVIRGQDGSPQIENIQPFSAKDLSIRSLGDRIRDLAQLKNLYPKKPKDEAFRSHYKHEQIGKDGRGYVPATIKMTVERDQPLPTPEAHMSTMLSTYDLRMAPDSMNMQLSPDMVPHLQMSPNLNQMSLPFDQSHPHRSLLLCQPQEHAMSSPEPLLCTDVTMTDNSLSQPVGGFSQRTWAGEDMFPPLLPPTEQDLTKLLLEGQGESGGGPLGAQPLLQPNPYGQSGISMSHMDLRANPSW
- the STAT6 gene encoding signal transducer and activator of transcription 6 isoform X1, with protein sequence MALQCPPSEGEDSREVAKMPSKPQIMSLWGLVSQIPPEKLQRLYVDFPQHLRHLLGDWLEKQPWEFLVGSDAFCCNKASTLLSATVQQLQASARKQGEGSAILQHISTLESIYQRDPLKLVAIFRQILQGEKKAVMEQFRHLPMSFHWKQEELKFNTALQRLRHRVGETCLLREALKQEAEAGQVSLHSLIETSASGTGPSEALATLLQETVGELEAAQALVLKRIQIWKRQQQLAGNGAPFDENLTQLQERCESLVDIYSQLQQEVGAAGGELEPKTRAALINRLDEVLRTLVTSSFLVEKQPPQVLKTQTKFQAGVRFLLGLRFLGNSAKFPLVRADMVTEKQARELSNPQGPGAGVESSGEITNNTVPFENIGSGNCCSALFKNLLLKKIKRCERKGTESVTEEKCAVLFSTSFLLGPNKLPIQLQALSLPLVVIVHGNQDNNAKATILWDNAFSEMDRVPFVVAERVPWEKMCETLNLKFMAEVGTNQGLLPEHFLFLAQKIFNDNSLSIETFQHRSVSWSQFNKEILLGRGFTFWQWFDGVLDLTKRCLKSYWSDRLIIGFISKQYVTSLLLNEPDGTFLLRFSDSEIGGITIAHVIRGQDGSPQIENIQPFSAKDLSIRSLGDRIRDLAQLKNLYPKKPKDEAFRSHYKHEQIGKDGRGYVPATIKMTVERDQPLPTPEAHMSTMLSTYDLRMAPDSMNMQLSPDMVPQVYPSHSHPIPSYQVLSQEESVNVLSAFPEPHLQMSPNLNQMSLPFDQSHPHRSLLLCQPQEHAMSSPEPLLCTDVTMTDNSLSQPVGGFSQRTWAGEDMFPPLLPPTEQDLTKLLLEGQGESGGGPLGAQPLLQPNPYGQSGISMSHMDLRANPSW